One segment of Rosa chinensis cultivar Old Blush chromosome 6, RchiOBHm-V2, whole genome shotgun sequence DNA contains the following:
- the LOC112172954 gene encoding uncharacterized protein LOC112172954 — translation MLRRGSITISMLSDSTMLVGWCRPRRRIRRRRGSTIWLGNKRRRFCLGSRSVLQWGAMAGPIRMVRKIIMEMVPNGRWIEAYNWSLPILRPQIFPMC, via the coding sequence ATGTTGAGGAGAGGTTCTATAACCATATCTATGTTGTCAGACTCTACTATGTTGGTTGGGTGGTGCCGGCCACGGAGGCGGATTAGAAGGCGGAGAGGTAGCACAATATGGCTCGGGAATAAGCGCCGACGGTTCTGCCTAGGCTCGCGTTCAGTGCTACAATGGGGGGCAATGGCTGGTCCTATTCGGATGGTAAGGAAAATCATTATGGAGATGGTACCTAATGGAAGATGGATAGAAGCTTATAATTGGTCTTTGCCAATTTTACGTCCACAAATATTTCCCATGTGTTAA
- the LOC112172953 gene encoding abasic site processing protein YoqW isoform X2 has translation MVWRFGSRLVECSSSLEMCGRARCTLRADDVSRACYRNHGAIRTINLDRYRPSYNVSPGADLPVVRRGDSGSDGEDGAVLHCMKWGLIPSFTKKTEKPDHYRMFNARSESICEKASFRRLVPKNRCLVAVEGFYEWKKDGSKKQPYYVHFKDGRPLLFAALYDSWENSEGEKLYTFTIITTSSSSALAWLHDRMPVILGDKESIDTWLNDSSSSNFDKLLKPYEGSDLVWYPVTPAMGKVSFNGPECSNELKTEGTNSITKFFSTKGTKKEELKPNDTSSHDSSVKTDFPESIKKILNTQRTGCNHP, from the exons ATGGTGTGGCGTTTCGGTTCCCGCCTTGTTGAGTGTTCTTCTTCCTTGGAGATGTGTGGGAGGGCGCGCTGTACTCTCAGAGCCGACGACGTTTCGAGGGCTTGCTACCGCAACCATGGCGCCATTCGTACGATTAACTTGGACCG GTATCGGCCGTCGTATAATGTGTCGCCGGGAGCGGATTTGCCGGTCGTGCGTAGAGGAGATAGTGGGTCAGATGGTGAAGACGGCGCTGTTCTTCATTGCATGAAATGGGGACTGATTCCGAGTTTCACCAAGAAAACGGAGAAGCCCGATCATTACAGGATG TTCAATGCTCGCTCTGAGTCCATTTGTGAAAAGGCTTCTTTTCGTCGTCTAGTTCCTAAAAACCGCTGCCTAGTTGCTGTAGAAGG ATTTTATGAATGGAAAAAAGATGGTTCTAAGAAACAGCCTTACTATGTCCATTTTAAGGATGGTCGGCCTCTTCTGTTTGCTGCTCTTTATGATTCGTGGGAGAACTCTGAAG GTGAGAAACTTTATACCTTCACTATCATTAcaacttcttcatcttcagctttggcGTGGCTCCATG ACAGGATGCCAGTTATTTTGGGTGACAAGGAATCTATTGATACATGGCTTAATGATTCTTCATCTTCCAATTTTGACAAGTTACTTAAACCATATGAAGGGTCTGATTTG GTATGGTACCCAGTAACACCAGCAATGGGTAAGGTGTCTTTTAATGGGCCAGAGTGCAGCAATGAG TTGAAGACAGAGGGCACTAACTCGATCACAAAATTTTTCTCAACAAAgggaaccaaaaaagaagagctAAAGCCAAATGATACAAGTTCTCATGACTCATCTGTGAAGACTGATTTTCCAGAAAGCATAAAAAAGATCCTGAATACACAGAGGACAGGGTGCAACCATCCTTGA
- the LOC112172953 gene encoding abasic site processing protein YoqW isoform X1, which translates to MVWRFGSRLVECSSSLEMCGRARCTLRADDVSRACYRNHGAIRTINLDRYRPSYNVSPGADLPVVRRGDSGSDGEDGAVLHCMKWGLIPSFTKKTEKPDHYRMFNARSESICEKASFRRLVPKNRCLVAVEGFYEWKKDGSKKQPYYVHFKDGRPLLFAALYDSWENSEGEKLYTFTIITTSSSSALAWLHDRMPVILGDKESIDTWLNDSSSSNFDKLLKPYEGSDLVWYPVTPAMGKVSFNGPECSNEIQLKTEGTNSITKFFSTKGTKKEELKPNDTSSHDSSVKTDFPESIKKILNTQRTGCNHP; encoded by the exons ATGGTGTGGCGTTTCGGTTCCCGCCTTGTTGAGTGTTCTTCTTCCTTGGAGATGTGTGGGAGGGCGCGCTGTACTCTCAGAGCCGACGACGTTTCGAGGGCTTGCTACCGCAACCATGGCGCCATTCGTACGATTAACTTGGACCG GTATCGGCCGTCGTATAATGTGTCGCCGGGAGCGGATTTGCCGGTCGTGCGTAGAGGAGATAGTGGGTCAGATGGTGAAGACGGCGCTGTTCTTCATTGCATGAAATGGGGACTGATTCCGAGTTTCACCAAGAAAACGGAGAAGCCCGATCATTACAGGATG TTCAATGCTCGCTCTGAGTCCATTTGTGAAAAGGCTTCTTTTCGTCGTCTAGTTCCTAAAAACCGCTGCCTAGTTGCTGTAGAAGG ATTTTATGAATGGAAAAAAGATGGTTCTAAGAAACAGCCTTACTATGTCCATTTTAAGGATGGTCGGCCTCTTCTGTTTGCTGCTCTTTATGATTCGTGGGAGAACTCTGAAG GTGAGAAACTTTATACCTTCACTATCATTAcaacttcttcatcttcagctttggcGTGGCTCCATG ACAGGATGCCAGTTATTTTGGGTGACAAGGAATCTATTGATACATGGCTTAATGATTCTTCATCTTCCAATTTTGACAAGTTACTTAAACCATATGAAGGGTCTGATTTG GTATGGTACCCAGTAACACCAGCAATGGGTAAGGTGTCTTTTAATGGGCCAGAGTGCAGCAATGAG ATACAGTTGAAGACAGAGGGCACTAACTCGATCACAAAATTTTTCTCAACAAAgggaaccaaaaaagaagagctAAAGCCAAATGATACAAGTTCTCATGACTCATCTGTGAAGACTGATTTTCCAGAAAGCATAAAAAAGATCCTGAATACACAGAGGACAGGGTGCAACCATCCTTGA
- the LOC112172183 gene encoding probable indole-3-pyruvate monooxygenase YUCCA10 produces MKINYSKYPTIDVGTCSKIKSGEIQVLPAEIGSIRGSDVELKKGKSYQFESIVFCTGFKTSTSLWLKADDYLLKEDGIPRPSSPNHSKGQKGLYCVGLSRSNFPFLYVLWSFCEDAYFLRHLNHLFVKFGAKICLITSLRDTCYIEILPEDRNPTQELLERSALQLTICYCRCFHKKSQKEPSAFLDCN; encoded by the exons ATGAAGATCAATTACAGCAAGTATCCGACCATTGATGTCGGCACCTGTAGTAAGATCAAGTCCGGCGAGATTCAG GTTTTACCCGCAGAAATAGGCAGCATAAGAGGAAGCGATGTGGAACTCAAAAAGGGGAAGTCGTACCAGTTTGAGTCCATCGTTTTCTGCACCGGATTCAAGACATCAACAAGTTTGTGGCTCAAG gCAGATGATTATCTTTTGAAAGAAGATGGGATTCCAAGACCAAGTTCTCCAAACCATTCAAAGGGACAGAAGGGTTTGTATTGTGTGGGACTATCAAGAAGCAATTTCCCTTTTTTATATGTTCTGTGGTCATTTTGTGAAGATGCCTACTTTCTTCGTCACTTGAACCATTTATTTGTGAAG TTTGGAGCCAAAATTTGTTTAATCACCTCTCTTCGGGATACTTGCTACATTGAGATCCTTCCTGAAGACAGGAATCCTACACAAG agCTTTTGGAGCGAAGTGCATTACAACTCACTATATGCTACTGCAG ATGTTTCCACAAGAAGTCCCAGAAAGAACCATCGGCTTTTCTAGACTGCAATTAG
- the LOC112171425 gene encoding F-box/WD-40 repeat-containing protein At3g52030 codes for MSSCLKHKSHSFPAGRDFALASNNNKRPKRGPPPNNALDHDVLSAIFSLLDCCQDLVSCSLVCKTWRTAIAKCKCFEALYYKQWQMGLVRGLCLEEMAGVTHRLALLQSRWINVDHWKGHSVNIDQCRHKDGLLLTGSSRKKFMHLWSPEESRKCVYKFQGEYRVPVDYGPLVDFDFDESKIVGLVGSKNSRICIWRRSGMTRILNPFKCKGTFPKGLCMSYCDPEAVVGCADGTARVFDMYSSQCSQILRMHDPEVPVTCLGLSDEGSRLSILAGGGSSITVSSVLLPDHEFAAKLHIAGEIKTLSYNPCGNERTVFAGSSNGYVYGWDLRTCM; via the coding sequence ATGTCTTCTTGTTTGAAACACAAATCACATTCCTTCCCGGCCGGGAGAGATTTTGCTCTGgccagcaacaacaacaaaaggccGAAAAGAGGACCTCCGCCAAACAATGCTCTTGACCATGACGTCCTTTCCGCAATCTTCTCTTTGCTCGACTGCTGCCAAGACCTCGTCAGTTGTTCCTTGGTTTGCAAAACCTGGAGGACCGCCATCGCCAAATGCAAGTGTTTCGAAGCGCTTTATTACAAGCAGTGGCAAATGGGTCTTGTGAGGGGTCTTTGTTTGGAGGAGATGGCCGGTGTGACTCATAGACTTGCATTGCTTCAAAGCCGTTGGATTAATGTTGATCACTGGAAGGGTCACTCTGTTAATATTGATCAATGCCGACACAAGGATGGGTTGCTTCTGACTGGCAGCAGCAGGAAGAAGTTCATGCATCTGTGGTCACCGGAAGAAAGCCGTAAATGTGTGTATAAATTTCAAGGAGAATATCGAGTTCCAGTAGACTATGGCCCTTTGGTTGATTTTGACTTTGATGAGAGCAAGATTGTTGGCTTGGTCGGCTCAAAGAATAGTCGAATATGCATATGGAGGCGCAGTGGGATGACTAGGATATTAAACCCCTTTAAGTGCAAGGGTACCTTTCCGAAGGGTTTATGCATGAGCTACTGTGATCCAGAGGCTGTGGTTGGATGTGCTGACGGCACTGCTCGAGTGTTTGACATGTACAGTAGCCAATGTTCTCAAATTCTTAGAATGCACGACCCTGAGGTGCCAGTGACATGCCTAGGGTTGAGTGATGAAGGCAGTCGGTTGTCCATTCTTGCTGGTGGTGGTTCTTCTATCACAGTTTCCTCTGTACTTTTACCTGATCATGAGTTTGCAGCAAAATTGCATATAGCAGGCGAGATAAAGACTTTGAGTTACAACCCTTGCGGCAATGAGAGGACAGTGTTTGCTGGATCAAGCAATGGATATGTGTACGGTTGGGACCTGAGGACATGCATGTAG